The DNA window CTGCGCAACCTCGTCTTCGGCAAGCGCCGCCGCTGTTCCCCCGGGGAATACATCGACCTGCAAGGCGTCATCCACAAGCTCGGCCGCTTCGCGGATGAGTTGAGCTTCCATATCGGTGATTACGCCGGCTTCGAGACCGGCGGCGACCGCCTCCTCGTAATCATAGGGAAAGACCTGCTTGCCGGTAGCATTCCTGATCTTGATTTCCAGCGGCTCGGAGTCGACGGATTTGCGAAATGCCAGTTCGACCCGACCGACCGGGTCGTCTTTTTTCAGGTTGATAAACAATCCCTCGGTGAGCCGGTCGCGCGCTGCGGAGGGTTCGAGCAGGATCGAAGCCACCTCGTGGCCAAGTTTGTCAGAGGCGCCCTTGGCTCGCCGTCCCAACGGGAGGACCAGCCAACGCATCAGGCGGCCGGCCAGCGACGATGGGAAATTGCGAAATATGGCGTCGAGGCGGTCTTCGATGATGCCGAGTGAATCCTCGAGTACCCATTGGGCCAGCACCAGGTCCTCTGGACAACGACCCTGATCCTCGTAGTGCTTGATAACCGCGGAACCAAAATACAGGTGGCTGAGAATATCGCCAAAGCGTGCCGACAGTTTCTCGCGGCGTTTGAGTTCGCCGCCCAGCATCAGCATCGCGACATCCGCAACAAAGGCGAATGCTGCGCTCATTCGCGACAGGCGCCGCTGGTAATGGGTCAGGGGGCCGATATCGGGAACGCTGACCAGGCGGGAGCCGCTCAGCGCGTCAACCACGGCGCGGACCGCGTTGCTGATCGTAAACCCGATATGCCCGAACATTGCCCGGTCGAAATCCCGCAGACCCTGTTTCGGGTCTTCGTTGGCAACGGCGAGCATTTCTGTCAGGACATAGGGATGGCAACGAATCGCCCCCTGGCCAAAGATAATCATGCTGCGAGTCAGGATATTGGCGCCTTCGACCGTGATCGCCACCGGTATGGTGCGATAGGTCGAGACCAGGTAGTTTCGTGGCCCGCAACAGACCGCGCGGCCGCCGTGGATGTCCATCGCGTCGTTCAAACACTGACGCATACCCTCGGTGTTGTGATATTTCAGTATCGCCGACAATACCGATGGTTTTTCCCCGAGAGCGAGTGCAGACGCAGTCAGGCAACGCGCGGCATCCATGCGATAAGTCAGGCCGGCGATTCGGGTAAGCGCTTCCTCGACGCCTTCGAAGCGGCCAATCGGGGTCTTGAACTGTTTGCGTATCCGCGCGTAAGCGCCGGTGGTCAGCGAGCACAGCTTGCCGGCCCCTGCTCCGAGCGCGGGCAGTGAAATCGCCCGCCCAACCGACAGGCAATCCATCAGCATGCGCCAGCCCTGGCCGATATATTCCTGTCCGCCGATAATCCACTCCATCGGTACGAAAACGTCGGTGCCGAAATTCGGGCCGTTGAGAAAGGCGCCGCCCGGGTTATGCCGGTCGCCGATCCTGACGCCAGGCGTGTCGCTCGGTATCAGCGCGCAGGTAATGCCCAGTTCTTCACGGTCGCCCAGCAAGCCATCGGGATCGCGAGCCTTGAATGCAAGGCCGAGTATGGTGCAGGCCGGACCCAGCGTGATATAGCGTTTCGACCAGTTGATATTGAAGCCCAGGACTTCGCGGCCTTCATATTCACCCTTGCAGACGATGCCGTAATCTGTCATCGCTCCGGCATCGGAACCGGCGTACGGGCTGGTCAAGGCAAATGCAGGTATTTCCTTACCCGCGGCGAGGCGCGGGAGGTAGTAATCTTTTTGCTTTTCTGTGCCGTAATGCATCAGCAATTCGCCTGGACCTAGCGAGTTTGGCACCATGACGGTAACCCCGGCGGCCAGGCTGCGGCTGGCGACTTTCATGACCACTTCCGACTGCGCCCTGGGCGAAAACTCCAGGCCGCCGTATTTTTTCGGAATGATCATGCCGAAAAACTTGTTTTTCCTGATGCAGTTCCAGGATTCTTCAGGCAAATCATTCAGATCATTGTTGATATGCCAGTCGTCCAGGGTTTCACACAGTTCGGCGACCGGCCCATCGATGAAAGCCTTTTCTTCATCGCTGAGTTCCGATACCGGAACATCCATCAGTTTTTTCCAGTCTGGCCGGCCACTGAACAAATCGCCATCCCACCAGACGGTGCCGGCGTCGATGGCCTCTTTTTCGGTGCTGGACATCGGCGGCAGAACTGAACTGAACCATTCCATCAGTGGCTTGCTCAGAATCATCCGCCGCAGCGGCCTGATATTAAGCGGAGCGGCCAGCAATGCGAATATGATCCACGGAATGACGCTGGTCTGTCCGCCGAGCCACTGTAAACCACCGATGAAAACAGCAGCGGCAACAGTCCATTGCCAAAGACTTGCGCGTAGATAGGCGAGCGCGATAGCTGCCACCGCGATCAGGATCCAAGTCAGGGCCGTCATTTCTTTTCCTCCTGGTTTTGGCCTGTGTCACACGCCAAAAATTAAACATATGATGCATTGCATCATAGCAGATATGACGCGGGCTTTTGGCAAAAGTGCCGCTTCAGCCGGCTAGGTCATGGCTCCCTAATGGTAAAACGCATTGAAAAATCAACCGCCCGGAGATTCTTGGTCAGCGCGCCACAGGAGATGAAATCGACTCCGGTCGCCGCCGTTTCCTGCAGTTGTTCGACCTGGTAGCCGCCTGAAGCTTCCAGGATGGCCTGGCTCCCGGAGTCACGGGTTTTGCTCACCGCCTCTTTTAGCAGTGCATTGGAAAAATTGTCCAGCAGTACGCTGTCCGCAGTGGCGGCCAGTGCCTGGTTCAGCTGATCCAGGTTCTCGACCTCGACCTGGACGGGCAGATCGCTGATCGTTCTCGCCCGGGCGATAGCGGCCGCCACCGATCCGGCTGCGGCGATATGGTTTTCCTTGATCAGGATTGCGTCATACAGACCCTGCCGGTGGTTTCGCGCGCCGCCGCAGGCGACCGCATACTTTTGCGCGTTGCGCAGACCCGGGATGGTTTTTCGGGTGTCCAGGATCTGACAGCCCGTACCCCTGACCGCATCGGCGTATCGCCTGGCCGTGGTTGCCGTGGCCGATAGCGTCTGCAGAAAGTTCAGCGCCGTTCGTTCACCGGTCAACATCGCGCGGGCAGGCCCGGCGAGACGGCAAATCGTTTGCCGAGCCTTTGCCGCGTCACCCTCGGTCAATAGCCATTCGATGCTTATTCCAGGATCCAGTTGGCCGAATACTTCGTCGAACCATGGACGCCCGCAGATTACCGCGGCTTCGCGCACGATTACCGTTGCTTGAGCCATGGCGTCGGTTGCCACCAGTACCGCGGTCAGGTCCCCGCCGCCCACGTCTTCTGCCAGTGCATGACGGACAAGCTGCGGCATATCGTCCGGTACGGGGTTGGAAAATCGTTGCTTGTGCTTGGTCTGGCTCATCGGTAGTCCGGGAGAATGACTAATCAGGGTTGGCCTGTGTTCGACCAGATTCCGGAATCATCGCTTTTTGTCGGGGGACAAACAAGAAACCCGGCAAACGCCGGGTTTCCGTCGTCGTTCATGAACTTTCTCTTCAGAACGGCAAACCATGAGTCGCGCCCGTCATGCACATCAGCATCGGCAGCGACAGCAAGGTGTTGGTTCGCGAAGCCATGAAAGCGATACTCTTTGCTTTCGCTTTTTCCTCGTCTGTGGCCGGTACCATGCCGAGCAGTTTTTTCTGGTTTGGCCAGATCAGGACCCAGACATTGAACAGCATGATGGTTCCCATCCAGGCGCCCAGCCCGAGAATGGTGTAGTAACTGCTACCTTCAGACATACCCAGGGTGAATGTGGGTACGAAATTTTTTCCCAGGTAGGCAGCACCCGACAGCCAGGTCACCAGGGCCGCCCAGCGGAACCAGTTGAGCGCCAGCGGCGCTACATACTTGGTAATCGCGGCGCCTCCCGGGCCTCCTTCATCGCTGGCGGCAGCGCCCAGCGCGGAAACCTGGACGAAATTGAAGTAGTACAGCAAGCCTATCCAGGTGACCCCGGCAATGATGTGCAGCCAGCGGACAAACTGGTTCCAGTCAAATGCGAAGCCACCCACCGAGGCGCCGATAATCAGCATCAGCACAAAACCAGCGATCAGCGTTCCGTTTACCGTTTTTAGTGGGTTCATGATCGTCTCTCTCCCGCAGAATTATGATGTTTTTCGGCGTCAGCGTGAATGCGCCAGACACTCGATGTATTGGAAGAATAGGTTAGGCGCCGGGATATTTCAAACGCAGCAGCCCACGCAGCAGCAACGGTGGCCGGCTATTCGCCACGGTTTTTTGTGGCCGGCTTCGAGTAGAATGTAGGCACGCGATTCCAGGGACGGGTTAATGCCATGAAGAAAATTCTGATCGCTGCGCTGCTGGCCTTTACAGTGACGATTTTGCCCGCTTGCGCGGCCGCGCTTCTTGGCGGGCAGGGCAGCGGTAGTTACCAGTCGTCCGGCGATGGCCGTGGCGGCGCGCAGTCGGCGGGGGATCAGACGATCAGCGCGACCTTGCAGGAAAAATTGTCGTCCGACCCGGTCACCAAGGGTTCCAGGATACAGATTGAGACCAGCAATGCAATTGTGGTCTTGAAAGGTGACGTGGCATCGGTAAGAATCAGTCGGCGCGCGGCCGAGATAGCCGGCCAGGTCGACAAAGTCAGGGCGGTCAGGAACCATCTGTGGGTGCGTTCCAGCGACTGATCGGGGTGCCGGTGGGGTGCCACAGCATACTTATAGAGGTGCAAGGTGGATACAAACGAGAAAATTCAGGAACAACTGCAGGGTAATACCGTTATTTTGTATATGAAGGGTTCGCCGGACTTTCCGCAGTGCGGTTTCTCCGCCCAGACCGTCGCCGCCCTGAGAGCCTGCGACACCGAGTTTACCCATGTCAATATCCTTGAAGACCCCGAGCTCAGGGAAGGGCTGAAGGCGCATTCCAACTGGCCGACCTTTCCGCAGCTATACGTTTCCGGGGAACTGGTTGGCGGTTGCGACATCACGCTTGAGATGTTTCACAGCGGCGAGTTGAAAAAGCTCCTGGACAAAGCCACCGCATAGGCTGCTATCTTTCTCGGTTTTTTGCGCCGGCGTATTCTTCGTACTGACCGCGAAAGCGGTTGACGATCAGGCAAAAAAGATCGGCGGTACGCTCGGCGTCGTAAGCGGCGGAATGCGCTGATTCCGTATCCCACTCCAGACCGGCCGCTATGGCTGCTCGCGCAAGAACCGTTTGTCCGAGGGCGACGCCGCCTAAAGTCGCCGTGTCGAAACTGCTGAAAGGATGAAACGGGTTGCGTTTCAACTGGCAGCGCTCGAGCGCGGCATTCAGGAAATTCAGATCGAAAAAAGCGTTATGCCCGACCAGTATGGCGCGGCTGCAACCATAATCCCGCACTGCCTTGCGGATTGGCCTGAACAATCGTCGCAATGCTTCTTTCTCCGGCAGGGCCGGGCGGAGTGGATGGTCCGGCACTATTTTATTGACTTCCAAAGCCGCCGCTTCGATGCGTGCGCCGGGGAACGCCGCCACGTGATAGCGGATAGTCTCGCCCCGTTCCAGCGTTCCGTCTTCATTCATTTCGACCAGGACGGCTGCAATTTCCAGCAACGCGTCGGTGGCCGCATTGAAGCCGCCGGTTTCGACGTCGATGACGACCGGCAGAAATCCCCGGAAGCGGCCGGCCATCTCCGGCGGCCGGACATTCCTGGCCGTACCTTTTTCAGTCATCGTCGGGCCCCAGGCGCCATGCGACTTCTTCGCCCGCCCTGAAGGGGGTCAGGTGATGCTGTCCGAATTCCAGTGTCCGGCTGACTGTCCATGGATTTTTTGTCAGCGTGACGGTCTCCTGGTTCCGCGGCAGCCGATAAAAATCGGCGCCGTGATGGCTGGCAAACGCTTCCAGCCGGTCCAGCCGGCCGGCCTGATCGAATGCTTCGGCGTACAGCTCGATTGCAGCATGCGCGGTAAAGATTCCGGCGCAGCCACAAGCGGATTGTTTGTCAGCAGTCGCGTGCGGAGCCGAATCCGTCCCCAGGAAGAACCGCTCCGACCCGCTGGTTGCGGCTTCGAGCACGCTCAGGCGATGGCGTTCGCGCTTTAACACGGGCAGGCAATAATGGTGTGGTTGCAGCCCCTGGCCAAACAGCGCGTTGCGATTCAGCAATATATGGTGCGCGGTGATGGTGGCAGCGATTCCCTGGCGCGAAGCGAGGACGAAGGCTACAGCGTCCGCCGTGGTGATATGTTCAAAAACGATCCGCAGGCGCGGAAACTTATCGGCCAGCGGCGCCAGAGTCTGGTCAATAAACGCTTTTTCACGGTCGAAGACATCGACCGAGGGGTCGGTGGCCTCACCATGCACCAGTAGCGGCACATCGCTGGCCTGCATGGCATCGAGCGCCGCGTAGACTTTTTCGATAGCCGTTACCGCCGCATCCGACAAGGTGGTTGCGCCTGCCGGGTAATATTTCACGGCGATAAGGAATTCCGCCGCCGCGGCTTTGCGGATTTCCCCGGCAGTCGTGTCGTCGCTAAGGTACAGCGTCATCAGCGGGGAAAAATTGCTGCCGGCGGGCCTGGCGGCCAGAATTCTCTGCCGGTATTCGGCGGCCTGTGCCACGGTCGTAATCGGCGGATCCAGATTGGGCATGACCACAGCCCGGGAAAACCTTGCGCAGCTAAAGGGCAGCACCGAGGCAAGCAAGGCGTCATCGCGCAGGTGCAGGTGCCAGTCGTCCGGCCGGCTTATGACCAGTCTGTCCATCGTCAGCCAAAGACTCCTTGTGCTATTGGTCCGGCAATCCGGCGTCCAGCAGTTCAAGCGTAAAACGAACCCCGAAACCAGTGATCTGCGTGGGGATGTGGGCCAGCCCACCCTTGTGGCTGGAAGCGCCCAGATCGATGTGCAGCCAGGGTATGGAATCCGGGACGAACCGCCGCAGGAAGCGGGCCGCGTATATGTGATCGCCCATGCCATCGGTCGTACATTGCTTGATGTCGGCGATCGGGCTTTCCAGCGTCTGGTCAAAATCTTTTTCGTCGAGCGGAAAAGGCCAGACGCGTTCGCCACTGGCGCGGCCAATTTGAATCAGCGGTTCCCGCCAGTGGTCCCGGTTGGTGAAAATGGCGCTCAACCGCGTCGTCAGCCCGCGGATGCAGGACCCCGTGAGCGTTGCATAATCGATCATCAAACCGGGTTTGTCGCGTGCTGCCAAGGCGAGGGTATCGGCCAGCGCCATGCGGCCTTCCGCATCCGTGTGGATGACCTGGATGGTAACGCCGTTGCAAGCGGTGATTACATCCTGCGGCTTGTATGCCTGGCTGCCGATCATGTTCTCGCTGATCGCCAGCCAGCAGTCCACCCGGCGGGGCAGCCCGAGACGGCTGATCGCGAGCAAACAACCCAGTGCGACGGCGCTGCCGCCCATGTCCTCATGCATATCCAGCATCGAGTCGTGGGGCTTCAGATTGGTTCCGCCGGTGTCGAAACATATGCCTTTGCCCACCAGGGTCAGCAATTCGCCGGTGGTCTTTTGCGGGCGATACTTGAGATGCACGATGCCGGCGTCGCGGCCGGGATTGGCCTGGGCAACGGCCAGGAACGCACCGGCGCCTTTCTTTTCGAGTTCTTTTTGCCCGAGCAGTTGGTAGCTCCAGCCCTCGCGCCTTGCCAGCGCCTCGACCAGTCGGCAGTAATTGGCTGAATCCAGTTGGTTGGGCGGCAGGGTGGTCAGCCAGCGCGCGAGGTAATTGCCCTCGGCTTCCGCCTGGCACCGCTTCAGGTCAGGCAGTTCTGCGACCGCGAATAATCTCAGGCTGCGAATCCGCCGTTCGCGTTTCGGCTTGCTTTTCAGGCTGGGCATCCTGGCGGCGCTCGCCAATGCCGCGCTGATCAGTGCATCCATGGCGGCCGCCTGGTGGCCGGCGTCGAAGCCATGGGCGAGTATGCCAACCGTCAACTCCTGGCTCGCCGTCGCAGTCATCTGGCGGGCCAGCGTCAATTTTTCGAATACGCTCGCCTCAAGCGATATTACACCCAGGCTGAATCCGGTCGCCGAGGCGTTGGCGAAGCGGCCGCTGATTACACCATCGGGATCGCGCCGGCTGAGTTTCTTCAACAACTCGTGATATGGCAGTTGAGACCAGGAAGTCGCCGCCAGACCCTTGGGGATCAGGATTAGCAAGTGGTCCAGCTTGTCCAGATCCGCGCGCGACAGCTTGTTGCCGGTATGGCGTATCGTCACTGACAATTTTGGCGGCAACAACTCAGTCATGTTTTACCTTGACCTCAAAAAAACAAACCCCGATGATATCGGGGTCGGTACTCGGAATCAGTAATATCATAGGTTCGCGGCGCATCATCCTAGCAGGAGGGGGCCGGGAAATCATCCTGGAGACGACTATCGCAACCTCGCATTGCATCGTCCTGCACGCTGCAGCCGGTCGCCGCGTAACAAGACAAAAACCCGGGTAATTATCGATGGCTGACAGCAAGAAATTGCAGGACCAGGACCCACTGGAAACCCGTGAATGGGTTGAGTCGATCGAGTCCGTACTCAAAGTGCACGGACCCGAAAGGGCGCATTTCCTGATTGAACGGGTCATCGACCACGCCCGCCGGTCGGGCGCGTATCTTCCGTATAGCCCGAATACCGCTTACCTGAACACGATTGCCACCGGTCAGGAACCGGAATATCCGGGCGACCGCGCGATCGAGCGTCGGGTCGAGGCGTATATACGCTGGAACGCGATGGCGATGGTCGTGTACGCGAACCGCAAGAGTACCGAGTACGGCGGCCATATCGCGTCTTACGCCTCATCGGCGACGCTGTATGAAGTCGGCTTCAATCATTTCTGGCGTGCCCCCGGCGACGATAATCCCGGCGATATGATTTTCTTCCAGGGTCATTCCTCACCCGGCATCTACGCGCGGGCTTTTCTCGAAGGACGGCTCGATGAGCAGCAACTCAGGTCGTTTCGACGCGAAGTCGGCGGCAACGGCTTGTCATCGTATCCACATCCATGGCTGATGCCGGATTTCTGGCAATTCCCGACGGTCTCGATGGGTCTGGGCCCGATGATGGCGATTTACCAGGCCCGTTACTGCCGTTATATGCAACACCGCGGGATCATCCCGCCCGACGACCGCAAGATCTGGTGTTTCCTCGGTGACGGTGAAACGGATGAACCCGAGTCGCTGGGCGCGATCACGATGCCGGTCCGCGAAAAACTGGACAACCTGATATTTGTCGTTAACTGCAACCTGCAACGGCTCGACGGACCGGTCAGGGGAAATGGCAAGATCATCCAGGAACTTGAAGCGGCGTTTCTCGGTGCCGGCTGGAATGTGATCAAGGTCATCTGGGGTTCGCGCTGGGATCCGCTGCTGGCCCGCGACCACAAGGGACTGCTGCGCCAGCGGATGGAAGAATGCGTCGATGGCGAATACCAGAATTTCAAGGCCAAGGGCGGCGCGTTTACGCGCGAGCATTTTTTCGGCGAGTATCCGGAGCTCGCGGCGATGGTTGCCAATATGTCGGATGACGAGATCTGGCGTCTCAATCGCGGCGGGCACGACTCACACAAGGTTTATGCCGCCTATGCGGCAGCGGTCGCCCACCAGGACCGTCCGACCGTGATCCTGGCCAAGACCGTCAAGGGCTACGGCATGGGCAAGGCCGGCGAGGGCCAGAACATCACCCACCAGCAGAAGAAAATGGATGTCGACGAGCTCAGGGCGTTTCGCGATCGTTTCAATATTCCGGTTGCCGACGACGATATCGAGGGTCTGCCGTTTTGCAAGCTGGCCAAAGGCAGCGAGGAACTGGCCTATTTGCAGGGCCAGCGCAAAAAGCTTCGCGGATATTTGCCGGTTCGCCACAACAAGGCGCCGTCTCTGAAGGCGCCGCCGCTGGAAATCTTTGCAACCCAGCTGCAGGGCACGGGCGAAAGAGAGGGTTCCACGACCATGGCATTGGTCAGGATGCTGACCACCCTGCTCAAGGACAAGCGGATCGGCAAGCACATCGTGCCCATCGTTCCGGATGAAGCGCGTACCTTCGGCATGGAGGGCATGTTCCGCCAGGTCGGCATTTATTCATCGCTCGGTCAGTTGTATACGCCGCAGGATGCCGACCAGCTGATGTTTTATCGCGAGGATATCAAGGGCCAGATTCTCGAGGAGGGCATCAACGAAGGCGGGGCGTTCTGCTCGTGGATGGCCGCGGGTACCAGCTACGCCAACCACGGCGTTCAGATGATCCCCTTTTATATCTTTTATTCGATGTTCGGTTTCCAGCGGATCGGGGATTTCGCCTGGGCGGCGGGCGATATGCAGACGCGCGGTTTCCTGATCGGGGGTACGGCGGGGCGGACGACCCTCGCCGGTGAAGGCCTCCAGCACCAGGATGGCCACAGTCATTTGCTGGCCTCGACGATTCCCAACTGCGTTTCCTACGATCCGGCTTACGCCTATGAGCTGGCGGTGATTGTCCAGGATGGTTTGCGCCGCATGTTCGAGGAGCAGGAAAGCGTTTTCTACTACATCACTTGCATGAATGAGAACTATGTCCAACCGGCGATGCCCGCGGGGGTCGAGCAGGGCATTCTCAATGGCATGTACCTGTTGCGCATCGGCCAGCGCGGGCAGGTTCGCGCTCAACTGATGGGTTCGGGAACCATACTCCGGGAAGTCGAAGCGGCCGCCGACCTGCTGGAAAAAGATTTCTCGATACCCGCCGATGTCTGGAGCGTGACCAGCTTCAATCAATTGCGGCGCGATGGCCTGGAGGTCGAACGCTTCAATCGCCTGCACCCGGGCAAGGAGCAGCGGCGGTGCTACGTCCAGCAGTGCCTGGGCGACCGGGACGGGCCATACATCGTGGCGACGGATTACATGAAGGCGGTGCCCGACCAGATCAGGCAGTGGGTCCCGGGACGCTTCGTGGCGCTGGGGACGGACGGTTTCGGGCGCAGCGACGCACGCGCTGCCTTGCGCAGTCATTTCGAAGTCGATCGGCGGCACATTGCTCTCGCAGCGCTCAAGGCGCTGGCCGATGACGGCAAGCTGGATTACGCGACAGTCGGTGCGGCGATCAAGAAACTCGGCATCGACCCGAAAAAACCGGACCCGGTCGGCGTATAGGGTCTCGGCGGACAATGGCGCAGCGAATCGAAATCCGGGTTCCCGATATTGGAGATTTCCAGGACGTGGAAGTCATCGAGGTCATGGTGGCGGCGGGAGACCGGGTTGAGATCGAGGACCCCCTGGTAACCGTGGAAACCGACAAAGCGGCCATGGATATACCGGCGCCGGTGGCGGGGTCAGTGGTTGAAGTCAGCGTGAAGGTTGGCGCCAAGATTTCTGAAGGCGACCTGGTGTTGGTGCTGGATTCAGAAGGCGAGCAACCGGCACCGGCGGACGCGGCGGATTCTGCAGCGGAAGCAAGAGTTTCTTCGCAGCCGGTGGAGATCGAAGTCCGGGTACCCGATATCGGTGATTTCACCGATGTGGATGTGATCGAGGTACTGGTCCGGGCGAATCAGGAAATTGAGCTCGAAGAGCCGCTGGTAACCCTGGAAACAGACAAGGCGGCGATGGATGTTCCGGCCCCGGCCGGAGGCAGGATCGTGTCGGTCGCGGTCAAAGAAGGCGACAAAGTATCCGCGGGTGACCTGATCGTGACCCTGCTGGGAATTCCGGCGCCGGTGCCAGAAAGCCGTCAGCCCCCGGTGGCGGCAGTCGAACCGGCGCCTGCCCCGGAAACGCCTGCGCCAGCGCGCATTCCCGGGGCGGTGAAGGAATTGCCGGCTATAGACGAGGCCAGTTTCTCCCGCGCCCACGCTGGACCATCGGTCAGGATGCTGGCGCGCGAACTGGGCGTCGACCTTGGGCAGGTCAAAGGCAGCGGACTAAAGAGTCGCATCACCCATGACGACGTCAAGGCGTGGGTCAAAGCCGTATTGACCGGCGCTGACGGTTTGCCGGGCGCCGCATTGCCAAAAGTGCCCGAAGTCGATTTTGCCCGGTTTGGCGAGGTCGAGACCCAG is part of the Pseudomonadota bacterium genome and encodes:
- a CDS encoding acyl-CoA dehydrogenase: MTALTWILIAVAAIALAYLRASLWQWTVAAAVFIGGLQWLGGQTSVIPWIIFALLAAPLNIRPLRRMILSKPLMEWFSSVLPPMSSTEKEAIDAGTVWWDGDLFSGRPDWKKLMDVPVSELSDEEKAFIDGPVAELCETLDDWHINNDLNDLPEESWNCIRKNKFFGMIIPKKYGGLEFSPRAQSEVVMKVASRSLAAGVTVMVPNSLGPGELLMHYGTEKQKDYYLPRLAAGKEIPAFALTSPYAGSDAGAMTDYGIVCKGEYEGREVLGFNINWSKRYITLGPACTILGLAFKARDPDGLLGDREELGITCALIPSDTPGVRIGDRHNPGGAFLNGPNFGTDVFVPMEWIIGGQEYIGQGWRMLMDCLSVGRAISLPALGAGAGKLCSLTTGAYARIRKQFKTPIGRFEGVEEALTRIAGLTYRMDAARCLTASALALGEKPSVLSAILKYHNTEGMRQCLNDAMDIHGGRAVCCGPRNYLVSTYRTIPVAITVEGANILTRSMIIFGQGAIRCHPYVLTEMLAVANEDPKQGLRDFDRAMFGHIGFTISNAVRAVVDALSGSRLVSVPDIGPLTHYQRRLSRMSAAFAFVADVAMLMLGGELKRREKLSARFGDILSHLYFGSAVIKHYEDQGRCPEDLVLAQWVLEDSLGIIEDRLDAIFRNFPSSLAGRLMRWLVLPLGRRAKGASDKLGHEVASILLEPSAARDRLTEGLFINLKKDDPVGRVELAFRKSVDSEPLEIKIRNATGKQVFPYDYEEAVAAGLEAGVITDMEAQLIREAAELVDDALQVDVFPGGTAAALAEDEVAQAG
- the nadC gene encoding carboxylating nicotinate-nucleotide diphosphorylase — its product is MPQLVRHALAEDVGGGDLTAVLVATDAMAQATVIVREAAVICGRPWFDEVFGQLDPGISIEWLLTEGDAAKARQTICRLAGPARAMLTGERTALNFLQTLSATATTARRYADAVRGTGCQILDTRKTIPGLRNAQKYAVACGGARNHRQGLYDAILIKENHIAAAGSVAAAIARARTISDLPVQVEVENLDQLNQALAATADSVLLDNFSNALLKEAVSKTRDSGSQAILEASGGYQVEQLQETAATGVDFISCGALTKNLRAVDFSMRFTIREP
- a CDS encoding urate hydroxylase PuuD, whose protein sequence is MNPLKTVNGTLIAGFVLMLIIGASVGGFAFDWNQFVRWLHIIAGVTWIGLLYYFNFVQVSALGAAASDEGGPGGAAITKYVAPLALNWFRWAALVTWLSGAAYLGKNFVPTFTLGMSEGSSYYTILGLGAWMGTIMLFNVWVLIWPNQKKLLGMVPATDEEKAKAKSIAFMASRTNTLLSLPMLMCMTGATHGLPF
- a CDS encoding BON domain-containing protein, which codes for MKKILIAALLAFTVTILPACAAALLGGQGSGSYQSSGDGRGGAQSAGDQTISATLQEKLSSDPVTKGSRIQIETSNAIVVLKGDVASVRISRRAAEIAGQVDKVRAVRNHLWVRSSD
- the grxD gene encoding Grx4 family monothiol glutaredoxin gives rise to the protein MDTNEKIQEQLQGNTVILYMKGSPDFPQCGFSAQTVAALRACDTEFTHVNILEDPELREGLKAHSNWPTFPQLYVSGELVGGCDITLEMFHSGELKKLLDKATA
- the rnt gene encoding ribonuclease T, producing the protein MAGRFRGFLPVVIDVETGGFNAATDALLEIAAVLVEMNEDGTLERGETIRYHVAAFPGARIEAAALEVNKIVPDHPLRPALPEKEALRRLFRPIRKAVRDYGCSRAILVGHNAFFDLNFLNAALERCQLKRNPFHPFSSFDTATLGGVALGQTVLARAAIAAGLEWDTESAHSAAYDAERTADLFCLIVNRFRGQYEEYAGAKNRER
- the pyrC gene encoding dihydroorotase → MDRLVISRPDDWHLHLRDDALLASVLPFSCARFSRAVVMPNLDPPITTVAQAAEYRQRILAARPAGSNFSPLMTLYLSDDTTAGEIRKAAAAEFLIAVKYYPAGATTLSDAAVTAIEKVYAALDAMQASDVPLLVHGEATDPSVDVFDREKAFIDQTLAPLADKFPRLRIVFEHITTADAVAFVLASRQGIAATITAHHILLNRNALFGQGLQPHHYCLPVLKRERHRLSVLEAATSGSERFFLGTDSAPHATADKQSACGCAGIFTAHAAIELYAEAFDQAGRLDRLEAFASHHGADFYRLPRNQETVTLTKNPWTVSRTLEFGQHHLTPFRAGEEVAWRLGPDDD
- a CDS encoding leucyl aminopeptidase family protein gives rise to the protein MTELLPPKLSVTIRHTGNKLSRADLDKLDHLLILIPKGLAATSWSQLPYHELLKKLSRRDPDGVISGRFANASATGFSLGVISLEASVFEKLTLARQMTATASQELTVGILAHGFDAGHQAAAMDALISAALASAARMPSLKSKPKRERRIRSLRLFAVAELPDLKRCQAEAEGNYLARWLTTLPPNQLDSANYCRLVEALARREGWSYQLLGQKELEKKGAGAFLAVAQANPGRDAGIVHLKYRPQKTTGELLTLVGKGICFDTGGTNLKPHDSMLDMHEDMGGSAVALGCLLAISRLGLPRRVDCWLAISENMIGSQAYKPQDVITACNGVTIQVIHTDAEGRMALADTLALAARDKPGLMIDYATLTGSCIRGLTTRLSAIFTNRDHWREPLIQIGRASGERVWPFPLDEKDFDQTLESPIADIKQCTTDGMGDHIYAARFLRRFVPDSIPWLHIDLGASSHKGGLAHIPTQITGFGVRFTLELLDAGLPDQ